acatgaaaaatttagttgtaaatataattgtgtactaatatgtacatcaatctaatataattaatcaaaaagtagattttattaaaaatagtgataatttaaattttgaataaaggAATTAGTATTGGTTAGATTATTAGTATACGATTTTgtttatacgtaacaaaatttcaaaaaaaataaaaacctcgAATCATTGAATTTGATCATTACGTAGTCATTCAGACTTGATTTAGATAtctaaattcaaattatttcatttcatcttatataatttttataaaatataataaataatttaatttttttcaaaattttaaaataaaattaatattaaaaaattatattataataaatattttatttaagttttaataaaaacattttattctcatttcttttcaactGTTTAGTTAAACTGCGTAACCAAACGATAACCCAGTCATTCGTTTTTAATCTTCGTATGGAAAGCTTTGGGCCAGTGAATTTGAAGGTCATGGGGGAGGATTAAAGTGTTACAGAGGATAATTTTGTAGGTCCCCAAGACCTGCTCCTCTTGGGTGTAAAGTAGCGCATATGATGCTTGCGCGCTATAATGAATTATCATCACCTGTCCTTGTTTGCACATTAATCTAGCAAATCCCACCAACTAAAGATCAACCCCACCGCAGATTCAAATTTCTTTGCAGTACTGatgtttttcttcctttccaATCAAGCATTAGCTGGCAGCTTGCAATCTGCAAATCAAATTTACAGTTTAAACCCAGCTGTTCGACTTCTGGAGTAGTTTTGAATGTCCAAGTATCAATACCTTTCGGTTGCCAACTTTGTTCAACGTCTCCTGAGTTTTGAGCAATAATGATCTATCTCTCTGCCTTCCGAGAAGGAATTTTTCCAAAGTCGTAAAATATCCTGTCCCAAATCATTAACTATGACTTCCCCACCAGCTAGAGCTAGAAGGATTGCATACAAACATAATTCAAAGCTTCTTATATATGATTTTGGTGCGGACCACGATTTCATCCCGCTGAAGAGCCTGTGGCTAATGGATGAACAGAGAAACTTTCTATTATGTCCGTCTCTTTCTGCATTAAACATTATGTAAATTGGATGCTAGCACAAACGCGATTCATATTGCATGTTATGCCCCGTCTGTCTATTTCTGcattaaatatgaaaagctCTTGGGGTGCCACAATAAGAAAGATGGATCTGTTCTGTGCCCCTCAATGCATTTAAATTGGTAGGCCTAAAAACAGAGGAACCCCACTTGCTGAACTCAAAAACTCTTGGAAACAATGAGAAGAACATATTAAAAAGATctttaaaattaattcaaaccaatttTTTAGACATTTCTAAGTGTTTTGATCTGCTGATAATTTCCAAGATCCGACGGGCTAGTGGCTCCAAGGGAGTTGTCCGCAAGACATCATTTTTCAAACTCGAGCTCACCGACAACATCACAATATTATACGTTCATGGCGTAAATCTTCTTATTAATCACATGACGAAAATCGTTGTGGGCACTAAGCTAGAAGCCAAGAACTAGATAGAGGCTTGCTTTCCAGCTGTTGGCTGATATAGAAAGCGATGGCCTCCATAGTTGCTTTCAGTGATATTCTGGCAAGGTTATTACTAGTATTTCCTTGTTGATTTTGAGGTAGTCTCCctcagttgttttttttttttgtcctttctttttttgttgagTTTTTGAGATCTGCgtcaaaagagaaatgctaccAAAGTGTTtaccgaatttttttttttttttttaacttagtaattaggtaaatttttttaagtgatgtggtgaattattattttttaaaatatttaagaatataaaaaaatgaatgaaaaaaatcaaaaataataaaGCAAAAAAGCTGCATTCTGTGAGAATTCGAGCTACATCCTAAAGTGGATGTAGGGCCGCTCGCGTCAAAATTTTCCTTTAGTGGTATTCCCATAGGCTTAGCACAGTAATATCTCTTGGCCTGCTGCTGTATTATCTACCAGTAGTGGTTAACAAGGTTATACGGCTTGGGGGAGGTGCCTTGAGGTCTTAGTAGGCATGGCCTTCGCGAATAAACAGTCtctataattttgtaatattttttcattttgctaGTGATGCCACGGAGTGTTGAGAGTTTGGGTAAGGGATGAGATATGGTGTGGGTAAGTAGTGCATTGTTAGTCACATATCATGCTAATGTGGCAGAATGAGATTGGAGGGCTGTTTATGGCTGGAGAGCGGACAGCTGGTCTCCAGGTTTTCTTTCTCGAGCCTTTTTCCCTTTATAACAACAGACACAAATTCCAAACCGACTTCCCAACCAAAAGGAAGGACAAACGTGCGGAAGGAGTCAAAGTGAACTAAACATAATGCCTAGAAATGAAATTTCAagtgtaaaatataattttcttagttCCCTTACAGGTCATTTACTCTACCCCAATTTCTATTCAGCCACCAATGACCCAGAACAAGTGATGATGTTTAAATAAACATTGCAAGGAAATAATAGATTTGATCACATGAAAAAAGTGTGAAATCAGACTTGAAAATTCGGCCTGGGCGACCAGCAAAAAGGATCATATATGATCGGAGCAAACGCATGTAGCCTTGCGATCAGCAGCACCAACCTTTTCTAGTCCCTGCCTCTGTTTCTTGGTTGACAATTTCCTGTATAACCACTGTCTTTCCATTTCCCATCCAGGTAGAATCCTGTTTTTTGAGCTCTTGAGATTTAATCACTTTCCGACTTAATATATTGTAGATCTCTCTCACAACTGTCTGAAAAGCAGCAGCTACATTGGAGGAATCAAGAGCCGACGTTTCCATGAAAAACAAACCCTGAGCTTCTGCCAAGGCTTTGCCTTCAGCAGTGGACACCTCCCTGGCATCCTTGAGATCGGATTTATTGCCAATAAGTATTGTAACTACATTCATGTCGGAGTGAGCTGTTCAATAGTAGAACCACCCAATCAATCCTCAGCTTATCAAATTTTAGAAGGATAgatgtatttaatatattgtAGCCACGAGGGCGAAAAAACAACACATGAACATACTGACAATAAAACTGCAAGGGAAATGAACCATAATAATAGATTATTAAACTCTATCTATCCTGAATCTAAGCTACAAAGCACAAACAAGACATCacaggaaaaatgaaaaaaaaaaaaataatagaattgcAAGTTCACAGCCTTTGAAAGTCCAGGTTGGTGATGCGAAACACCATCATTAAGTATCAAGTAAAATCGCTCTATGACAGCATTAACAGACCTTAAAACATCAATATAACATGGTTCAATAAAGAGTTTGCCCATGTAAACGCATGATACATTTTAAAATGTACCAATAAAAATGGAAAGTCAAGTACCATTAAAATAAGTCATGCAGACTTTCTGCAGAAAGTgctaacaaaaatattttagcaGAAAGCATCACAATCATTGCCCTCTTTATGAAAACATTTGAAGTACTGAATGGTCGACATAAAACTGACAGCATGTAGGATCCTAACTGGAGTTCCCTTGAAGGTCAGAAGTAAAGTTCCCACTTTTACCAAACAGGcacctcttattttcttttcccataATTACAGAAAGAAACCAAGAGAGAGAAGACAAAATGAAAGAACGTCAAGCAACATTTGTGGATCTTACTCTGAAGTTCATTAAGCCATCTGCCAATGCTATCAAATGTCTGGTGTCTACTGATATCGTACACCAGAAGAGCGCCAACTGCACCTCTATAATATGCAGATGTAACAGCCCTAAACCGCTCTTGACCTGCTGTGTCCCATATCTGAGCCTTGATTTCCTTTCCATCGATATCCATCTTTTGGGTTTGGAACTCTACTCCTATAGTTGATTTTGAATTAGGATAGAACTCACCTCTAGCAAATCTTGCAAGCAAATTTGATTTTCCAACAGCTGAATCACCAATTAAAACAATCTTGAAGAGGTAATCCTCAGATTTTTCTTCCTCAGAATAAAAAGCCATCTTTTGACCTTCAAGCAATTTTCACTTCATAGAGCCGAGTAGCCTTCTAAGTTTTGGATCATTTCGGGACAAAAATATTACCTAATAAATATCAGACCTCCCCCCTATACATCAAGATGAGGAAATGGAATAAGATaataaaaggagaaagaaagggAAACTGGGAAGGCAGGGcaggaatataaaaaaataaaagctaaagCTTGCTAATTTCTCAGCAAATACCTGCCTTCTGGATCTCACATTGGGTGGGGTCTGAAAAGTTTCACAACTTCTGATCTACTCCCAGCTTCCAATATTCCCACTTCAAAGAAAGTGAACAGCTTTAAAGTTCCAACAGAAGCAAGAAAGCATCAGAATCTACAAGACTTGTAATGAAGGTAACCAATACCAGTTTTTCGAATATGCGCCTTCAAGGAAAGTGAATAGCTTTGAGATTGTGCCTCATGTAGAGTATGCTATTAATATCGACTCAAAGGGAGCAGTAATCATGTGGGCTAGAAGATTGAGTCGTGTGTGCATTATCAGTTCAAGGTACACAGCTATCATGTAAACCAGCTGCCACAAGCTAAGCATGAATAAGCAAAGAAACAATAACTGcctttacaagaaaaaaaaaaatagagattacATTCGCGAAAGTGTTATGCCTGCATggtgtattatttttttctatttaccCTTTTTGCAAAATAAAAGATGTATGATAAAAATCAGTTTAGCCTCTTTCAaaaaaggaagatgaagaagaaagaaattatcatcactCATGTCAAGTTACCTTGATTCAGGACTCCTTGCTCAATTTCCTGTTTGGCGATTCTAAGTTCAACCATGAAAATGAATGATAATGGGTCAAGTCAACCTCACAAAAAATATGGTATCTAGAGATGATACATTCTTTCATAATAAAAGGGAAGTcgcttttttatatggacagcATCACTAGGGAACATTTTGAAGATCGATAAATTGAGGAAGCATGGCTTTATTGTTATGGAGtggtgtttcatgtgtaagAAACATGGGGAATCTGTGGATCATCTACTTCTGCACTCCTAGGCGGCAAAGGCTTTGTGGGATGGAGTTTTGAGTAGAGTTGGGTTCGCTTGGGTGATGGCCTTGAGAGTTGTGGATCTGCTTGTGTGTTGGAATGCTACATAGTTGTCCTCAAGTGGCTGCTGCatggaagatggttcctttgTGTCTTATGTGATGCATTTGGTGGGAAAGGAACGAGCAGTCTTCTAATAATAAGAAGCGTACCTAAAGACAGTGGTGGTAGTTCTAGCGAGCCGGACAAATCTAAGAGGCATTAAACAGATTAAAGTTGTGTAGAAGATGGTCCCTATATGTATTATGTGGTATTTGCG
This genomic interval from Carya illinoinensis cultivar Pawnee chromosome 10, C.illinoinensisPawnee_v1, whole genome shotgun sequence contains the following:
- the LOC122279041 gene encoding ras-related protein RABA5a-like, which codes for MAFYSEEEKSEDYLFKIVLIGDSAVGKSNLLARFARGEFYPNSKSTIGVEFQTQKMDIDGKEIKAQIWDTAGQERFRAVTSAYYRGAVGALLVYDISRHQTFDSIGRWLNELQTHSDMNVVTILIGNKSDLKDAREVSTAEGKALAEAQGLFFMETSALDSSNVAAAFQTVVREIYNILSRKVIKSQELKKQDSTWMGNGKTVVIQEIVNQETEAGTRKGWCC